A window of the Desulforapulum autotrophicum HRM2 genome harbors these coding sequences:
- a CDS encoding ATP-binding protein yields MSKVIALAGKGGVGKTTVAALLVRHLTKNGASPVLAVDADPNSNLGETLGIKVDKTVGDVREDFMKNPQGIPSGMDKIVYLEMLINQVIIEQEAFDLLVMGRQEGQGCYCMVNNILNRFTEELEKNYKYLMVDNEAGMEHLSRRTSGKVDMLLLVTDYALRGLRAVGRINSMLSDLKLTVGQVGLIVNRAPETLGKAFLDECEKIGIPIVCTIPDDTALLDFDMEGRSLMDLPDDSLAVKAVDGLMDTVLPAVKQTRRIHG; encoded by the coding sequence ATGAGTAAGGTAATTGCTTTGGCAGGAAAGGGCGGTGTCGGAAAGACAACGGTGGCTGCTCTGCTCGTGCGTCATTTGACAAAGAACGGTGCGTCCCCAGTGCTTGCGGTTGACGCCGACCCCAACAGCAACCTTGGGGAAACCCTTGGCATTAAGGTTGATAAAACCGTGGGGGATGTCAGGGAAGATTTCATGAAAAATCCCCAGGGGATTCCTTCGGGCATGGATAAAATTGTCTATCTTGAAATGCTTATAAATCAGGTGATCATCGAACAGGAGGCATTTGACCTTCTTGTCATGGGGCGCCAGGAGGGCCAGGGGTGTTACTGCATGGTCAACAACATTCTGAACCGTTTTACCGAGGAGCTTGAGAAAAATTATAAATATCTCATGGTGGACAATGAGGCGGGCATGGAACATTTGAGTCGGCGGACCAGTGGCAAGGTGGACATGCTGCTGCTTGTGACCGACTATGCACTTCGGGGTCTCAGGGCTGTTGGCAGGATCAACTCCATGCTGTCCGATCTGAAACTCACCGTCGGCCAGGTGGGGCTCATTGTAAACCGGGCACCTGAAACCCTTGGAAAGGCCTTTCTTGATGAATGTGAAAAGATCGGGATTCCCATTGTCTGTACCATTCCCGACGATACAGCCCTTTTGGATTTTGACATGGAAGGTCGTTCCCTGATGGATCTTCCAGACGACTCCCTGGCTGTGAAGGCTGTGGATGGGCTCATGGACACTGTTCTTCCTGCTGTGAAGCAAACAAGGAGGATTCATGGATAA
- a CDS encoding acetate--CoA ligase family protein → MDKLDAIFAPESIAVIGASTQKGKVGHDIFANILFGGFKGTIYPVNPKAKSIIGVKCYTSVTNIPDPIDLAMVILPPKLALNAVKECIAKGVKGVVIVSAGFKEVRGEGAEIEEQIKAVCRAANIRLVGPNCLGVINPSPDVSLNASFSSRMPTAGNVSFISQSGALCTAVLDFAADKGFGFSKFISIGNKADVDELDLLRYYHKDPNTDVVMIYMEELSRGAEEFISEVREMTSGVNPTPVIAIKSGTSVAGAAAAASHTGALAGSDAIYDSIFFQSGIVRCHTVNELFDYAQALAAKKIPNGDKIAIVTNAGGPGIIATDMSENSGLSLARFSDETISELHKYLPPTANFHNPVDVIGDAARDRYENTLATVLSDPGVDGVLIILTPQSMTDAMGTAEAIVNIARNAIKPIVCSFMGVVDVSDGVKLLQRNHVPVYQFPESAARAMGVLYRSKQWLSRKILPEYAVVHDVERAGRIVQDCMDRGQTTMGELDGSELLACYGFKTLDMALAKTRAEAIQIAGRIGYPVVMKIVSEQILHKSDAKAVMVGIVTPDEAGEAFDKIMANAEAYNSMAKLDGVLVQESAKKGREVILGVSRDDVFGHAVMFGLGGIFVEVYKDVVFRMAPMGRNVARRMVKGIKGYPLLAGVRGEAPADIEALEKNLVSLRAMVTDYPVIKELDINPLFVHEAGEGTTVADVIIKFEPLKK, encoded by the coding sequence ATGGATAAGCTTGATGCTATTTTTGCACCCGAGTCAATCGCCGTTATTGGTGCCTCGACCCAGAAGGGAAAAGTGGGCCATGATATCTTTGCCAATATTTTGTTTGGCGGTTTCAAGGGAACCATTTATCCAGTTAATCCCAAAGCCAAATCAATCATTGGGGTGAAGTGTTACACCAGCGTGACCAATATCCCGGATCCCATTGATCTTGCCATGGTGATCCTTCCGCCAAAGCTCGCCCTTAATGCGGTAAAAGAGTGTATTGCCAAAGGGGTAAAAGGGGTGGTGATCGTCTCTGCCGGCTTTAAAGAGGTCAGGGGAGAAGGTGCCGAGATTGAGGAGCAGATCAAGGCTGTGTGTCGCGCTGCCAATATTCGCCTGGTAGGTCCGAACTGCCTTGGTGTCATCAATCCTTCGCCCGATGTCTCCCTGAATGCAAGCTTTTCCAGCCGGATGCCGACGGCTGGAAATGTGTCATTTATTTCCCAGAGCGGGGCGCTTTGCACGGCGGTACTTGATTTTGCCGCAGACAAGGGGTTTGGGTTCTCAAAGTTCATCTCCATTGGAAACAAGGCGGACGTGGATGAGCTCGATCTATTACGCTATTACCACAAGGATCCCAATACCGATGTGGTCATGATTTATATGGAAGAACTTTCCCGGGGGGCTGAGGAGTTTATTTCCGAGGTAAGAGAGATGACATCAGGGGTGAATCCCACCCCGGTGATTGCCATTAAATCCGGTACTTCGGTTGCCGGAGCTGCGGCTGCCGCCTCCCATACTGGTGCCCTTGCAGGTTCAGACGCCATTTATGACTCTATTTTCTTTCAGTCCGGGATTGTGCGGTGTCATACGGTCAACGAGCTATTTGATTATGCCCAGGCCCTTGCCGCTAAAAAAATACCCAACGGAGACAAGATTGCCATTGTTACCAATGCGGGTGGACCCGGCATCATTGCCACAGATATGAGCGAAAATTCCGGGCTGAGTCTTGCCCGTTTCTCAGATGAGACCATCTCTGAACTGCACAAGTATCTGCCACCCACGGCAAATTTTCATAACCCAGTGGATGTGATCGGAGATGCGGCAAGGGACCGGTATGAAAACACTCTGGCCACTGTGCTCAGTGATCCCGGGGTGGATGGGGTTCTGATTATCCTGACTCCCCAGTCAATGACCGATGCCATGGGAACGGCCGAGGCCATTGTCAATATAGCAAGGAACGCCATCAAACCCATTGTCTGTTCTTTCATGGGGGTGGTTGATGTGTCCGACGGGGTAAAACTTCTCCAGAGGAACCATGTGCCGGTATACCAGTTTCCGGAAAGTGCGGCCCGGGCCATGGGCGTTCTTTACCGAAGCAAACAATGGCTCTCAAGAAAAATTTTGCCGGAGTACGCTGTTGTCCATGATGTGGAGCGGGCAGGCAGGATTGTCCAGGATTGCATGGACAGGGGGCAGACCACCATGGGGGAACTTGACGGCAGCGAACTCCTTGCCTGTTATGGTTTTAAAACCCTTGACATGGCCCTTGCCAAAACCCGGGCCGAGGCAATACAGATTGCCGGGCGCATTGGTTACCCGGTAGTCATGAAGATCGTTTCCGAACAGATTCTTCACAAGTCCGATGCAAAGGCAGTAATGGTGGGGATTGTCACTCCGGATGAGGCAGGCGAGGCCTTTGATAAAATCATGGCAAACGCTGAGGCTTACAACTCCATGGCAAAGCTTGACGGTGTCCTTGTTCAGGAGTCGGCAAAAAAAGGCAGGGAGGTTATCCTTGGAGTGAGTCGTGATGATGTGTTTGGACATGCAGTGATGTTCGGGTTGGGCGGAATTTTTGTGGAGGTTTATAAGGATGTGGTCTTCCGGATGGCGCCCATGGGACGAAATGTAGCAAGAAGAATGGTCAAGGGTATAAAGGGTTACCCCCTCCTTGCCGGAGTCAGGGGAGAAGCACCCGCAGACATTGAGGCCCTTGAGAAAAACCTTGTGAGTTTACGGGCCATGGTGACTGACTATCCAGTGATCAAGGAGCTTGATATCAACCCGTTGTTTGTCCATGAAGCGGGCGAGGGAACAACGGTTGCCGATGTTATCATCAAGTTTGAACCCCTGAAAAAATGA
- a CDS encoding DUF1844 domain-containing protein, whose translation MSEGKGFTMKNGQGPSGKGKKMPTVDFSTFILSLYSSALVQLGEMEDPTTGQKGKNLDLGRQTIDMIVMLEEKTRGNLDNDEANLIKSLVHEVRLAFVRAKG comes from the coding sequence ATGTCTGAAGGAAAGGGTTTTACAATGAAAAACGGCCAGGGGCCGTCAGGTAAGGGCAAAAAAATGCCGACCGTGGATTTTTCCACCTTTATTCTTTCCCTCTACTCCTCTGCCCTGGTGCAGTTGGGTGAAATGGAAGACCCAACTACCGGGCAGAAGGGTAAAAATCTTGATCTTGGACGGCAGACCATCGACATGATCGTGATGCTTGAGGAAAAAACCCGGGGAAACCTTGACAATGATGAGGCCAACCTGATTAAGAGCCTTGTCCATGAAGTCCGTTTGGCGTTTGTAAGGGCCAAGGGGTGA
- the ispE gene encoding 4-(cytidine 5'-diphospho)-2-C-methyl-D-erythritol kinase, whose product MIERAFSPAKINLFLYVTSRRDDRYHELYTLMTCLDFGDRLSFDYTCPGVAVVCDHPDVPEDCTNLVHRAATLFFDAFSRIKPFCKKKTGVCVSIHKKIPVGAGLGGGSSNAAVTLQVLNRRFGSPFSKQALMAMGLKLGTDVPFFIHGGPALARGVGEQLLICAPLLPYHVVVYFPGLSVRTSLVYENVNLALTKKVKTNNNAVLNAHGKGQPLDVKGLLHNDLEPVACRIYPALIRVREDMAGFKPDGLLMTGSGSSYFALFSDGLKAQQAFKLLSETTDEPHGRVFMASFLKGNDFTE is encoded by the coding sequence GTGATTGAACGGGCGTTTTCACCGGCAAAGATCAATCTCTTTCTTTATGTGACCAGCAGAAGAGATGACCGATACCACGAGCTTTACACCCTGATGACCTGCCTTGATTTTGGTGACCGTCTATCCTTTGATTATACCTGTCCGGGCGTGGCTGTTGTCTGTGACCACCCGGATGTGCCGGAAGATTGTACCAATCTGGTTCACAGGGCAGCCACCCTTTTTTTTGACGCATTTTCCAGAATTAAACCTTTTTGCAAAAAAAAGACCGGGGTTTGTGTGTCTATTCATAAAAAGATCCCTGTGGGTGCGGGTCTGGGGGGAGGCAGTTCCAACGCTGCAGTCACCCTGCAGGTTCTCAACCGACGGTTTGGTTCGCCCTTTTCTAAACAGGCCCTCATGGCCATGGGGCTCAAGCTGGGAACAGATGTGCCTTTTTTTATCCATGGCGGGCCGGCCCTTGCCCGGGGAGTGGGTGAACAACTCTTAATCTGTGCGCCGCTTCTGCCATACCATGTGGTTGTATATTTTCCAGGGCTTAGTGTCCGAACCTCACTGGTTTATGAAAATGTCAATTTGGCATTGACAAAAAAGGTAAAAACGAATAATAATGCTGTTTTAAATGCTCATGGGAAAGGCCAACCCCTGGATGTTAAAGGGCTTTTGCACAATGATCTTGAACCGGTTGCCTGCAGGATTTACCCTGCTCTTATCCGGGTAAGGGAAGATATGGCCGGATTTAAGCCGGATGGGTTGCTTATGACGGGCAGTGGTTCTTCTTATTTTGCGCTTTTTTCCGATGGCTTAAAGGCTCAGCAGGCCTTTAAGCTTCTGTCGGAAACAACAGATGAACCCCATGGGCGTGTGTTCATGGCATCATTTTTAAAGGGCAATGATTTTACAGAATAA
- a CDS encoding ribose-phosphate pyrophosphokinase, which translates to MNGISVFSGNSNPALSQKISEYLARPLGKTKLNRFSDGEIQVEIHENVRKREVFIIQSTCAPVNDNLMELLLMVDALKRSSASPITAVIPYFGYSRQDKKVAPRVPISAKLVADLLTNSGVHRVITLDLHAGQIQGFFSIPVDNLYAAPILLEHIRNNYNGDLVVVSPDAGGVERARAFAKRLHAGLAIVDKRRSAPNQAKAMAIIGDVEGKTAIILDDMVDTAGTLTEAAGVIKAKGAKEVHACCTHPVLSGPAVERINNSSLDTLVVTDTIPLSEEAKLCGKIDTVSIARLVSEAIIRSYRGDSVNSLFV; encoded by the coding sequence ATGAACGGTATATCGGTTTTTTCAGGAAATTCTAATCCTGCGCTTTCACAAAAGATCTCTGAGTATCTTGCAAGACCCCTTGGAAAAACCAAGCTGAACCGATTCAGTGACGGTGAAATTCAGGTGGAGATCCATGAGAATGTCAGAAAACGGGAAGTTTTTATTATTCAGTCCACCTGCGCTCCGGTAAATGATAATTTGATGGAGCTTTTACTTATGGTGGATGCCCTGAAAAGGTCGTCTGCCAGCCCTATAACGGCGGTTATTCCCTATTTTGGTTATTCCCGCCAGGATAAAAAAGTTGCACCCAGGGTGCCCATCAGTGCCAAGTTGGTAGCTGATCTGCTTACCAACAGCGGTGTGCACCGGGTTATCACCCTTGATCTGCATGCAGGTCAAATCCAGGGTTTCTTCAGTATCCCTGTGGATAATCTTTATGCAGCTCCCATTCTGCTTGAGCACATCCGGAACAATTATAACGGAGATCTTGTCGTTGTCTCTCCAGATGCGGGCGGTGTGGAACGTGCCAGGGCCTTTGCAAAACGCCTCCATGCAGGCTTGGCCATTGTAGATAAGCGAAGAAGTGCACCCAACCAGGCAAAGGCCATGGCTATTATCGGAGATGTGGAGGGAAAGACAGCCATTATCCTTGATGACATGGTTGATACGGCTGGAACCCTTACCGAGGCTGCAGGGGTTATCAAGGCCAAGGGGGCAAAGGAGGTTCACGCCTGTTGCACCCATCCTGTTCTTTCCGGGCCGGCCGTTGAAAGGATAAACAACTCTTCACTGGACACACTTGTCGTGACGGATACGATTCCTTTGTCTGAAGAGGCCAAGCTTTGTGGAAAGATAGATACCGTCAGTATTGCAAGGCTTGTTAGTGAGGCAATCATACGTAGTTACAGGGGCGATTCTGTAAATTCTCTTTTTGTATAA
- a CDS encoding 50S ribosomal protein L25, translating to MELIDLKAEPRKGRGKSAARHLRNNDAVPAVLYGAKMDSMPISVSTLDLTTMVRVHGSSGLFINLAINGDTVPSRTVMLKEIQMDTFDLKYLHVDFQAINVSEKITISVPVEAVGESVGVKAGGMIQLIRRELDIICKPGDMPEVIQIDTTDLEVGDSVHVEEIDLGADVEIPHDVNFTVLTVVPPTSDVEEEEGDEDLEEDVEETAAEEEEGVEE from the coding sequence TTGGAACTAATAGATTTAAAAGCTGAACCCAGAAAGGGCAGGGGCAAAAGTGCCGCCCGGCACCTTAGAAATAATGACGCTGTTCCGGCAGTACTTTACGGCGCTAAGATGGATTCCATGCCTATTTCGGTGTCAACCCTTGATCTTACGACCATGGTAAGAGTTCATGGATCATCTGGATTGTTTATCAATCTTGCCATTAACGGAGATACGGTACCTTCAAGAACCGTCATGCTCAAAGAAATCCAGATGGATACCTTTGATCTCAAGTATCTCCATGTTGATTTCCAGGCCATCAATGTGAGTGAAAAGATTACCATTTCAGTTCCTGTGGAAGCCGTTGGTGAATCTGTCGGGGTCAAGGCCGGTGGTATGATCCAGTTAATCCGCCGGGAACTTGATATTATCTGCAAGCCTGGGGATATGCCGGAGGTGATTCAAATTGACACCACTGACCTTGAGGTTGGTGACTCCGTCCACGTTGAGGAGATAGATCTGGGTGCCGACGTTGAAATTCCCCATGATGTTAACTTTACCGTCCTCACCGTTGTACCGCCCACAAGCGATGTGGAAGAAGAGGAAGGTGATGAAGATCTTGAAGAAGATGTAGAAGAAACAGCAGCAGAAGAAGAAGAGGGCGTGGAAGAGTAG
- the pth gene encoding aminoacyl-tRNA hydrolase — protein MADNQIFMVAGLGNPGRNYAQTRHNIGFLVAQSLVATHGLPPEKNRFNSSYTRGVINGLNVVVARPQAYMNRSGPPVQQLAAYFKIQTRNIIVVHDDLDLDFGRMLIAVNRGHGGHNGIRSIIEALGTKEFNRVRVGVGRPQGDQEVTGHVLGRFAPSEACDLDRLISLGVDACLAIMERGVSAAMNLYNARD, from the coding sequence ATGGCTGACAATCAGATTTTCATGGTGGCGGGTCTGGGAAATCCCGGTAGGAATTATGCCCAGACCCGCCATAATATCGGTTTCCTCGTTGCACAATCCCTTGTTGCTACCCATGGGCTCCCGCCTGAAAAAAATCGCTTTAATTCAAGTTATACCAGGGGTGTGATTAACGGGCTCAATGTTGTCGTTGCAAGACCCCAGGCGTACATGAACAGAAGTGGACCACCCGTTCAGCAGCTTGCCGCATACTTTAAAATTCAAACTCGGAACATTATTGTTGTCCACGATGACCTTGATCTTGATTTCGGCCGTATGCTCATTGCCGTCAATCGGGGACATGGCGGTCATAACGGTATCCGCTCGATAATTGAAGCCTTGGGTACAAAGGAGTTTAATCGGGTCAGGGTCGGTGTCGGGCGTCCCCAGGGTGACCAGGAAGTGACGGGTCATGTTTTGGGACGGTTTGCTCCTTCTGAGGCCTGCGATCTTGACCGGCTTATCTCCCTGGGTGTTGATGCCTGTTTGGCCATCATGGAGCGCGGTGTGTCTGCTGCCATGAATCTTTACAATGCCCGTGATTAG
- a CDS encoding CarD family transcriptional regulator, giving the protein MGEKVKQEPGAKTWKKEFLKGDMAVYPAHGVGCIESIESKEINGENMNFYMMKIVDNGMVIMIPTANVESVGLREVIKQKDVPEVYRIMQEKGPDLDKQTWNRRYREYMDKIKTGSIYDIAEVFRDLFQLKLEKDLSFGERKLLDTAQNLLVQELSMAKNMDEAAMMTEIEQLFN; this is encoded by the coding sequence ATGGGGGAAAAAGTAAAGCAGGAACCAGGTGCTAAAACTTGGAAGAAAGAGTTTCTAAAGGGTGATATGGCAGTTTATCCGGCCCATGGCGTAGGATGTATTGAGTCCATTGAGTCCAAAGAGATAAACGGCGAAAACATGAACTTTTACATGATGAAGATCGTTGATAACGGCATGGTGATCATGATTCCGACAGCCAATGTCGAATCAGTGGGCTTAAGGGAGGTCATTAAGCAAAAGGACGTTCCCGAGGTTTACAGGATCATGCAGGAAAAGGGACCAGATCTTGACAAACAGACCTGGAATCGAAGATACCGTGAATACATGGATAAAATCAAGACTGGGTCCATCTACGACATTGCCGAAGTCTTTCGCGATCTTTTTCAGCTAAAGCTTGAAAAGGACCTCTCCTTTGGTGAGAGGAAACTTCTCGATACGGCCCAGAACCTTCTGGTCCAGGAACTGTCCATGGCAAAGAATATGGATGAAGCAGCCATGATGACGGAGATCGAGCAGTTATTTAACTAA
- a CDS encoding RluA family pseudouridine synthase, whose translation MNLKIEISEALMGRRLDLVVADVVHDTTRGAVVRAIEKGLILVSGNRKKPAYRVKPGEVVCGSLGSESEIESKPRAESISLDFLHEDQWIVVVNKPAGMVVHPGAGNSSGTLLNALLHHFPSLTDTHCDPPLRGGIVHRLDKDTSGTIVVAKSKKAYEFLQKEFRFRRVEKRYIALATGIITETQGRITLPIGRHPIHRKRMAVNTERARPAETLWRVLGQMAGHTLLDVGLKTGRTHQIRVHFRALGHPLAGDRVYGFRGKQSARAPRQMLHAGTLGFRHPWSGKRVEFTAPLPEDMVEVLERLNRGPLSFL comes from the coding sequence GTGAATCTAAAGATCGAAATTTCAGAGGCGCTCATGGGCAGAAGGCTGGACCTTGTTGTTGCGGATGTTGTCCATGACACTACCCGGGGAGCTGTGGTGCGGGCCATTGAAAAAGGGCTTATCCTTGTTTCGGGCAATCGAAAAAAACCGGCCTACCGGGTAAAACCGGGTGAGGTGGTTTGTGGCAGTCTTGGGTCTGAATCAGAGATAGAGTCCAAACCCCGTGCCGAATCCATCAGCCTTGATTTTCTCCATGAAGATCAATGGATTGTTGTGGTCAACAAGCCTGCGGGAATGGTGGTTCACCCGGGGGCTGGAAATTCGAGCGGAACCCTTTTAAATGCCCTGCTGCACCATTTCCCGAGCCTGACTGACACCCACTGTGATCCACCCCTGCGGGGAGGGATTGTGCATAGGCTTGATAAGGATACAAGTGGTACCATTGTTGTTGCAAAGAGCAAAAAAGCCTATGAATTCCTGCAAAAGGAGTTCAGATTCCGGCGGGTCGAAAAACGATATATAGCCCTTGCAACGGGAATCATAACCGAAACGCAGGGCCGCATTACCCTGCCCATTGGTCGTCATCCCATCCATCGAAAGCGTATGGCTGTCAATACGGAAAGGGCAAGACCGGCTGAAACCCTGTGGCGAGTCCTGGGACAAATGGCGGGTCACACCCTTTTGGATGTGGGACTGAAAACAGGTAGGACCCATCAGATCCGGGTCCATTTCCGTGCCCTGGGCCATCCCCTTGCCGGGGATAGGGTGTATGGCTTTCGTGGAAAACAATCCGCTCGTGCACCCCGGCAGATGCTACATGCCGGAACCCTGGGATTCAGGCATCCCTGGTCTGGAAAGCGCGTTGAATTTACGGCTCCCCTTCCAGAAGATATGGTTGAGGTGCTTGAACGGCTAAACCGGGGACCGCTCTCTTTTTTGTGA
- the fdhF gene encoding formate dehydrogenase subunit alpha, giving the protein MTDNLMVINDREVSFDPGQTILEVASANQIEIPTLCHLKGTTPTGACRICVVAVKGMKNLVPSCAEPARAGMVVQTESSEVVNARRTIIRLMLSSGNHNCDIKDFDTKNWTQNQLNLLEKDSNQALCPAWGNCQLQELAFKYQVKAVGIPLAECKFPMETGNPLIVRDFSRCILCGRCVQACRQVQVNNAIDFGYRGADAKIVAGTDVSLKDSECVFCGECIQACPVGALFEKKPESAVRSWDTRKIRTTCPYCGVGCQQILHVKDGIIVKVTGAEDALPNQGRLCVKGRFGYDFIYSEDRLTTPLIREGETFREATWDEALNLVVEKFTQIIETHGPDAIAGVSCARSINEDSYQMQKLFRSVFKTNNIDHCARTUHAPTVAGLATAFGSGAMTNSFGEFARAKMFLVIGSNMTEAHPVAATFLKNAVMNGAKLIVVDPRKHKLTQFADIHVPIRVGSDIAFINGLMNVLIQENLYDRSFVENRTVNFEELKRVVLASSIEEMADICGITAEIIVQTARMLASVKPVMLCYTLGITEHTCGRNNVVSTANLQMLLGNMGVECGGVNPLRGQNNVQGACDMGALPNVFPGYQPVESLTSREKFKDFWQVDYLPEKNGLMIPQMMEGLVDGSVRGFYIFGENLANTEPDIRKVEHELASAEFLVVQDIFLNETTRFAHVVLPAAAWSENDGTFTNSERRVSRVRTASAPPGKAMPNWWIFREIAKRMDRTWASMNAREIWDNEIAALAPAFSGIKYSRIEKDGLQWPCPTVEHPGTPVLHKNAFTSGKGSFIPVTWTPPAEVPDDEYPFVLSTGRRLYHYHTRTQTGRCEGLNDLLGEETADISLTDARNLCFTHGEKIVVASRRGTVTVKARVTDEVPKGMVWMGFHFRESCSNWLTNPALDPMTLTAEYKACAVRLEKLE; this is encoded by the coding sequence ATGACAGATAACCTGATGGTCATAAATGACCGGGAAGTGAGCTTTGACCCAGGCCAGACAATTCTTGAGGTGGCATCGGCCAACCAGATCGAGATCCCCACCCTGTGCCATCTCAAGGGAACCACTCCAACGGGGGCCTGCAGGATATGTGTGGTCGCGGTCAAAGGGATGAAAAATCTTGTTCCCTCGTGTGCAGAGCCTGCAAGGGCGGGAATGGTTGTCCAGACCGAATCTTCTGAGGTGGTAAATGCCCGCAGGACCATTATTCGGCTGATGCTGTCATCGGGAAACCACAATTGTGATATTAAGGACTTTGATACTAAAAACTGGACTCAGAATCAGCTTAATCTTTTGGAGAAAGATTCTAATCAGGCGCTTTGTCCTGCCTGGGGAAATTGTCAGCTCCAGGAACTTGCCTTTAAGTACCAGGTCAAGGCGGTGGGAATTCCCCTTGCCGAGTGTAAATTTCCCATGGAGACGGGAAATCCACTGATTGTCAGGGATTTTTCCCGTTGTATCCTCTGTGGTAGATGTGTTCAGGCCTGTCGCCAGGTCCAGGTAAACAACGCCATAGATTTTGGATACCGGGGGGCTGATGCAAAAATAGTTGCTGGAACCGATGTCTCCCTCAAGGATTCCGAGTGTGTGTTTTGTGGCGAATGTATTCAGGCCTGTCCCGTGGGTGCTCTTTTTGAAAAAAAGCCTGAATCTGCTGTACGATCCTGGGATACCCGAAAGATAAGGACCACCTGTCCCTACTGTGGAGTCGGTTGCCAGCAGATTCTCCACGTCAAGGACGGAATTATTGTGAAGGTTACCGGTGCTGAAGATGCCCTGCCAAACCAGGGGCGGCTCTGTGTAAAGGGCAGATTCGGGTATGATTTCATTTATTCAGAGGACCGGCTTACGACACCCCTCATCCGGGAGGGCGAGACCTTCAGGGAGGCCACCTGGGACGAGGCCTTGAATCTTGTGGTGGAGAAATTTACCCAGATCATCGAAACCCATGGACCAGACGCCATTGCCGGGGTGAGTTGCGCAAGGAGTATCAACGAGGACTCCTACCAGATGCAGAAGCTGTTTCGTTCGGTTTTTAAGACCAATAATATTGATCATTGTGCTAGAACTTGACATGCTCCAACCGTCGCAGGGCTTGCGACAGCATTTGGTTCAGGTGCCATGACAAACTCCTTTGGAGAGTTTGCCCGTGCAAAGATGTTCCTTGTAATCGGGTCAAATATGACCGAGGCCCATCCCGTGGCTGCAACTTTTCTTAAAAATGCAGTGATGAATGGAGCCAAGCTAATTGTTGTGGACCCGAGGAAACACAAGTTGACTCAATTTGCCGATATCCATGTTCCCATTCGAGTGGGCAGTGACATCGCTTTTATAAATGGTCTGATGAACGTATTGATCCAGGAGAATCTTTACGACCGGTCTTTTGTGGAAAACCGGACTGTTAATTTTGAAGAATTGAAACGGGTGGTGCTCGCTTCCTCCATTGAAGAAATGGCTGATATTTGCGGTATCACAGCGGAAATTATCGTACAGACTGCCCGGATGCTGGCATCTGTAAAACCTGTCATGCTATGTTACACCCTGGGCATCACCGAACATACCTGCGGGCGAAATAACGTGGTCTCCACGGCCAATCTCCAGATGCTTCTCGGCAACATGGGGGTGGAGTGCGGCGGGGTCAATCCGCTGCGGGGGCAGAACAACGTCCAGGGGGCCTGTGACATGGGGGCGCTTCCCAATGTCTTTCCCGGATATCAACCCGTGGAAAGCCTGACCTCCAGGGAAAAATTTAAAGACTTCTGGCAGGTGGACTATTTGCCTGAAAAAAACGGGCTCATGATTCCCCAGATGATGGAGGGCCTTGTGGATGGATCCGTCCGGGGATTTTATATCTTTGGAGAGAACCTTGCCAATACGGAACCGGATATCAGAAAGGTAGAGCATGAGCTTGCCTCAGCTGAGTTTCTGGTGGTCCAGGATATCTTTTTAAACGAAACCACACGGTTTGCCCATGTGGTGTTGCCGGCAGCAGCCTGGAGTGAAAATGACGGGACATTCACCAACAGTGAGCGCAGGGTCAGCCGGGTAAGAACGGCAAGCGCTCCTCCGGGTAAGGCCATGCCCAACTGGTGGATCTTCAGGGAGATTGCCAAACGCATGGACCGGACCTGGGCATCCATGAACGCAAGGGAAATCTGGGACAATGAGATTGCTGCCCTTGCTCCTGCCTTTTCAGGGATAAAGTATTCACGCATTGAGAAAGATGGCCTTCAGTGGCCCTGTCCAACGGTTGAGCATCCAGGAACTCCCGTTCTTCACAAGAATGCATTTACCTCTGGCAAGGGAAGTTTCATCCCTGTTACATGGACACCGCCTGCCGAGGTGCCCGATGATGAATATCCCTTTGTTCTGAGCACAGGTCGCCGTCTCTACCACTACCACACCCGGACCCAGACGGGGCGATGTGAAGGATTGAACGATCT